From the Prunus dulcis chromosome 4, ALMONDv2, whole genome shotgun sequence genome, one window contains:
- the LOC117624636 gene encoding probable leucine-rich repeat receptor-like serine/threonine-protein kinase At3g14840 isoform X2, whose translation MNMFFLPRLFLHSLLVVCFANFAFGVTRLPRDEVQTLADIAKTLGKTNWDFSGDADPCNNQKPWTDTNPAKGFEYGVTCNCSFANSTVCHITSIVMKAQDLPGTLPKEMARLTYLKEIDLARNYLSGTIPPEWGSLPLVNISLVANRLTGSIPKEIGNITTLKSLDITMNNFSGVLPWQLGNLLLIERMLLTSNNFTGELPDTFGNLTTLKDFRVGDSHFSGQIPDFIKNWTNLEKLLIQASGLTGPIPSSISLLTKLTDLRITDLSGPEAPFPPLENMKSMKTLMLRSCNIIGRLPPYLGDMKSLKTLDLSFNKLTGEIPSSFVALAKVDFIFLTGNLLTGPVPTWTKENFDLSYNNFTIGDTGCQSQGGLNLFASSSKGNSSKTVSCFRTAKCPKTWYSLHINCGGKEVTVFGEKNTTFNSDTDSVGPSSFRQSSTNWALSSTGYFTDDDRPQDTFIQNNESILSMANPKLYMNARLSPISLTYYGFCLGNGNYTVNLHFAETGFTNGKTYKSLGRRIFDVYIQGRLVQKDFNIVDKAGGISTAVIMNYTAAVTSGTLEIRFYWAGKGTTGIPLRGVYGPLISAISVDPDFVPPPEPVISPASGGSGISVGAVVGIVAGGVFIILLIFGILWRCGLLGQQNTLEDDLKGVDLQTSKFSFRQLKAATNNFDKANKIGEGGFGSVYKGLLSDGTVIAVKQLSSKSKQGNREFVNEIGMISALQHPHLVKLHGCCIERNQLLLVYEYMENNSLARALFGPEQSQLKLDWPTRHKICVGIARGLAYLHEESRLKVVHRDIKATNVLLDKNLTPKISDFGLAKLDEEDNTHISTRIAGTYGYMAPEYAMRGYLTDKADVYSFGILVLEIVSGRNNTTYRAKEKSFYLLDWAQLLKGQGKLMDLVDPGLGSDFNKEEMMLTINVALLCCNVTSTVRPTMSSVVSMLEGRAAVQELVSDPNASTNEIEAMRKHFESGFGRKTGESQTQTASTEGPWTGSSTSVHDLYPVNPDSTYWDNRSERN comes from the exons atgaaTATGTTCTTCCTCCCTCGActttttcttcattctctcttGGTGGTTTGCTTTGCAAATTTTGCTTTTGGAGTTACTCGATTGCCACGAGATGAAG taCAAACTTTAGCTGACATAGCAAAGACACTGGGGAAGACGAACTGGGATTTCAGTGGAGATGCAGATCCATGCAACAATCAAAAACCATGGACTGATACCAATCCGGCCAAAGGATTTGAGTATGGCGTCACCTGTAATTGTTCCTTTGCCAATTCCACTGTCTGCCATATTACCAGCAT AGTTATGAAAGCTCAGGATTTGCCAGGAACACTCCCAAAAGAGATGGCTAGGCTCACCTATCTCAAAGAAAT CGACCTCGCCCGCAACTACCTGAGTGGTACCATCCCTCCAGAATGGGGCTCCCTTCCACTTGTCAACAT TTCCCTTGTTGCAAACCGTTTGACCGGTTCTATCCCCAAAGAGATTGGAAACATCACAACCCTGAAGAGTTT GGACATCACTATGAATAATTTCTCTGGAGTGCTCCCTTGGCAGCTTGGGAATTTGCTCCTCATAGAAAGAAT GCTTCTtacctcaaataattttaccGGGGAGTTGCCAGATACATTTGGAAATCTTACCACACTAAAAGACTT CCGGGTGGGTGACAGTCACTTTTCTGGGCAGATACCTGATTTTATAAAGAACTGGACAAATCTTGAGAAACT ACTGATTCAGGCTAGTGGTTTGACGGGGCCAATTCCTTCCAGCATTTCTcttttgacaaaattaactGACTT GAGAATTACTGACTTGAGTGGGCCTGAAGCACCCTTTCCTCCACTTGAGAATATGAAAAGCATGAAGACACT GATGTTGAGGAGTTGCAATATTATTGGACGGCTACCTCCATATCTCGGGGACATGAAGAGTTTGAAAACTTT AGACCTCAGCTTTAACAAGCTAACCGGGGAAATTCCAAGCAGCTTTGTTGCTCTAGCAAAAGTGGATTTTAT ATTCTTAACTGGAAACTTGCTGACTGGACCCGTGCCTACTTGGACGAAAGAAAACTT TGATCTTTCATATAATAACTTCACCATAGGGGACACAGGTTGTCAATCACAAGGCGGCTT GAACTTGTTTGCAAGCTCTTCAAAGGGAAATAGTTC AAAAACTGTTTCATGTTTCAGAACTGCAAAATGTCCAAAAA CTTGGTACTCTCTCCATATAAATTGTGGTGGAAAAGAAGTAACtgtttttggggaaaaaaatacaacatttAATAGTGACACAGATTCAGTTGGACCTTCATCATTTCGCCAGAGCTCAACAAATTGGGCTTTAAGCAGCACTGGTTACTTTACTGATGATGACCGTCCTCAAGACACCTTTATCCAAAATAATGAATCGATACTCTCCATGGCCAACCCAAAACTGTACATGAATGCACGCCTTTCTCCCATCTCTCTAACTTATTATGGGTTTTGTCTGGGAAATGGAAACTACACTGTAAACCTCCATTTTGCAGAGACAGGGTTTACAAATGgcaaaacatataaaagcCTGGGAAGGCGTATATTTGATGTTTACATTCAG GGGAGACTAGTGCAGAAGGATTTCAATATTGTCGATAAAGCTGGTGGGATTAGTACTGCAGTCATAATGAACTATACTGCTGCCGTAACTAGTGGTACCTTGGAGATCCGTTTTTATTGGGCTGGGAAAGGGACGACCGGTATCCCTCTTAGAGGAGTTTATGGTCCTCTTATATCAGCTATTTCTGTAGATCCTG ACTTTGTACCCCCACCAGAACCTGTAATATCACCTGCATCTGGTGGAAGTGGCATATCTGTAGGTGCAGTAGTTGGAATTGTGGCTGGGGGAGTCTTCATTATATTACTGATTTTTGGTATTCTTTGGAGGTGTGGCCTCCTAGGACAACAAAATACTTTGGAGGATG ATTTAAAGGGCGTGGACCTGCAAACTAGTAAATTTAGCTTCAGGCAACTCAAAGCTGCCACAAACAACTTTGACAAAGCCAATAAGATTGGAGAAGGTGGTTTTGGATCTGTTTACAAG GGCCTTCTATCAGACGGCACCGTAATTGCTGTCAAGCAGCTTTCTTCCAAATCAAAGCAAGGGAATCGTGAATTTGTGAATGAGATAGGCATGATTTCTGCTCTGCAACACCCTCATCTTGTCAAGCTTCACGGATGCTGTATTGAAAGAAATCAACTATTGCTTGTCTATGAGTACATGGAAAATAATAGCCTTGCTCGTGCTTTGTTTG GACCAGAACAAAGTcagttgaagttggattggCCAACAAGGCACAAGATCTGTGTTGGTATAGCAAGAGGTTTGGCTTACCTCCACGAGGAATCAAGATTGAAGGTCGTTCATAGAGACATCAAGGCTACTAATGTGCTGCTTGATAAAAATCTTACCCCAAAGATATCTGACTTTGGATTGGCCAAGCTTGATGAAGAGGATAACACACACATTAGCACCCGTATTGCTGGAACTTA TGGATATATGGCGCCTGAATATGCAATGCGGGGTTATCTGACTGATAAAGCAGATGTTTATAGCTTTGGAATTCTTGTATTGGAAATTGTTAGTGGGAGGAACAACACTACTTACagagcaaaggaaaaaagctTTTATCTTCTTGATTGG GCACAACTACTAAAAGGGCAAGGGAAATTGATGGACCTAGTGGATCCAGGGTTGGGCTCAGACTTCAACAAAGAAGAGATGATGCTTACAATCAATGTGGCTCTCCTCTGCTGCAATGTCACTTCAACAGTTAGGCCTACCATGTCTTCAGTCGTGAGCATGCTTGAAGGCAGGGCTGCTGTTCAGGAATTGGTCTCAGATCCAAATGCCTCAACTAATGAGATCGAAGCAATGAGGAAACATTTTGAATCCGGTTTCGGAAGGAAAACCGGTGAGAGCCAGACACAAACTGCGTCAACTGAAGGGCCTTGGACTGGTTCATCTACATCTGTTCATGATCTCTATCCAGTCAATCCTGATTCAACTTACTGGGACAACAGAAGTGAGAGAAACTGA
- the LOC117624636 gene encoding probable leucine-rich repeat receptor-like serine/threonine-protein kinase At3g14840 isoform X5: protein MNMFFLPRLFLHSLLVVCFANFAFGVTRLPRDEVQTLADIAKTLGKTNWDFSGDADPCNNQKPWTDTNPAKGFEYGVTCNCSFANSTVCHITSIVMKAQDLPGTLPKEMARLTYLKEIDLARNYLSGTIPPEWGSLPLVNISLVANRLTGSIPKEIGNITTLKSLDITMNNFSGVLPWQLGNLLLIERMLLTSNNFTGELPDTFGNLTTLKDFRVGDSHFSGQIPDFIKNWTNLEKLDLSFNKLTGEIPSSFVALAKVDFIFLTGNLLTGPVPTWTKENFDLSYNNFTIGDTGCQSQGGLNLFASSSKGNSSKTVSCFRTAKCPKTWYSLHINCGGKEVTVFGEKNTTFNSDTDSVGPSSFRQSSTNWALSSTGYFTDDDRPQDTFIQNNESILSMANPKLYMNARLSPISLTYYGFCLGNGNYTVNLHFAETGFTNGKTYKSLGRRIFDVYIQGRLVQKDFNIVDKAGGISTAVIMNYTAAVTSGTLEIRFYWAGKGTTGIPLRGVYGPLISAISVDPADFVPPPEPVISPASGGSGISVGAVVGIVAGGVFIILLIFGILWRCGLLGQQNTLEDDLKGVDLQTSKFSFRQLKAATNNFDKANKIGEGGFGSVYKGLLSDGTVIAVKQLSSKSKQGNREFVNEIGMISALQHPHLVKLHGCCIERNQLLLVYEYMENNSLARALFGPEQSQLKLDWPTRHKICVGIARGLAYLHEESRLKVVHRDIKATNVLLDKNLTPKISDFGLAKLDEEDNTHISTRIAGTYGYMAPEYAMRGYLTDKADVYSFGILVLEIVSGRNNTTYRAKEKSFYLLDWAQLLKGQGKLMDLVDPGLGSDFNKEEMMLTINVALLCCNVTSTVRPTMSSVVSMLEGRAAVQELVSDPNASTNEIEAMRKHFESGFGRKTGESQTQTASTEGPWTGSSTSVHDLYPVNPDSTYWDNRSERN, encoded by the exons atgaaTATGTTCTTCCTCCCTCGActttttcttcattctctcttGGTGGTTTGCTTTGCAAATTTTGCTTTTGGAGTTACTCGATTGCCACGAGATGAAG taCAAACTTTAGCTGACATAGCAAAGACACTGGGGAAGACGAACTGGGATTTCAGTGGAGATGCAGATCCATGCAACAATCAAAAACCATGGACTGATACCAATCCGGCCAAAGGATTTGAGTATGGCGTCACCTGTAATTGTTCCTTTGCCAATTCCACTGTCTGCCATATTACCAGCAT AGTTATGAAAGCTCAGGATTTGCCAGGAACACTCCCAAAAGAGATGGCTAGGCTCACCTATCTCAAAGAAAT CGACCTCGCCCGCAACTACCTGAGTGGTACCATCCCTCCAGAATGGGGCTCCCTTCCACTTGTCAACAT TTCCCTTGTTGCAAACCGTTTGACCGGTTCTATCCCCAAAGAGATTGGAAACATCACAACCCTGAAGAGTTT GGACATCACTATGAATAATTTCTCTGGAGTGCTCCCTTGGCAGCTTGGGAATTTGCTCCTCATAGAAAGAAT GCTTCTtacctcaaataattttaccGGGGAGTTGCCAGATACATTTGGAAATCTTACCACACTAAAAGACTT CCGGGTGGGTGACAGTCACTTTTCTGGGCAGATACCTGATTTTATAAAGAACTGGACAAATCTTGAGAAACT AGACCTCAGCTTTAACAAGCTAACCGGGGAAATTCCAAGCAGCTTTGTTGCTCTAGCAAAAGTGGATTTTAT ATTCTTAACTGGAAACTTGCTGACTGGACCCGTGCCTACTTGGACGAAAGAAAACTT TGATCTTTCATATAATAACTTCACCATAGGGGACACAGGTTGTCAATCACAAGGCGGCTT GAACTTGTTTGCAAGCTCTTCAAAGGGAAATAGTTC AAAAACTGTTTCATGTTTCAGAACTGCAAAATGTCCAAAAA CTTGGTACTCTCTCCATATAAATTGTGGTGGAAAAGAAGTAACtgtttttggggaaaaaaatacaacatttAATAGTGACACAGATTCAGTTGGACCTTCATCATTTCGCCAGAGCTCAACAAATTGGGCTTTAAGCAGCACTGGTTACTTTACTGATGATGACCGTCCTCAAGACACCTTTATCCAAAATAATGAATCGATACTCTCCATGGCCAACCCAAAACTGTACATGAATGCACGCCTTTCTCCCATCTCTCTAACTTATTATGGGTTTTGTCTGGGAAATGGAAACTACACTGTAAACCTCCATTTTGCAGAGACAGGGTTTACAAATGgcaaaacatataaaagcCTGGGAAGGCGTATATTTGATGTTTACATTCAG GGGAGACTAGTGCAGAAGGATTTCAATATTGTCGATAAAGCTGGTGGGATTAGTACTGCAGTCATAATGAACTATACTGCTGCCGTAACTAGTGGTACCTTGGAGATCCGTTTTTATTGGGCTGGGAAAGGGACGACCGGTATCCCTCTTAGAGGAGTTTATGGTCCTCTTATATCAGCTATTTCTGTAGATCCTG CAGACTTTGTACCCCCACCAGAACCTGTAATATCACCTGCATCTGGTGGAAGTGGCATATCTGTAGGTGCAGTAGTTGGAATTGTGGCTGGGGGAGTCTTCATTATATTACTGATTTTTGGTATTCTTTGGAGGTGTGGCCTCCTAGGACAACAAAATACTTTGGAGGATG ATTTAAAGGGCGTGGACCTGCAAACTAGTAAATTTAGCTTCAGGCAACTCAAAGCTGCCACAAACAACTTTGACAAAGCCAATAAGATTGGAGAAGGTGGTTTTGGATCTGTTTACAAG GGCCTTCTATCAGACGGCACCGTAATTGCTGTCAAGCAGCTTTCTTCCAAATCAAAGCAAGGGAATCGTGAATTTGTGAATGAGATAGGCATGATTTCTGCTCTGCAACACCCTCATCTTGTCAAGCTTCACGGATGCTGTATTGAAAGAAATCAACTATTGCTTGTCTATGAGTACATGGAAAATAATAGCCTTGCTCGTGCTTTGTTTG GACCAGAACAAAGTcagttgaagttggattggCCAACAAGGCACAAGATCTGTGTTGGTATAGCAAGAGGTTTGGCTTACCTCCACGAGGAATCAAGATTGAAGGTCGTTCATAGAGACATCAAGGCTACTAATGTGCTGCTTGATAAAAATCTTACCCCAAAGATATCTGACTTTGGATTGGCCAAGCTTGATGAAGAGGATAACACACACATTAGCACCCGTATTGCTGGAACTTA TGGATATATGGCGCCTGAATATGCAATGCGGGGTTATCTGACTGATAAAGCAGATGTTTATAGCTTTGGAATTCTTGTATTGGAAATTGTTAGTGGGAGGAACAACACTACTTACagagcaaaggaaaaaagctTTTATCTTCTTGATTGG GCACAACTACTAAAAGGGCAAGGGAAATTGATGGACCTAGTGGATCCAGGGTTGGGCTCAGACTTCAACAAAGAAGAGATGATGCTTACAATCAATGTGGCTCTCCTCTGCTGCAATGTCACTTCAACAGTTAGGCCTACCATGTCTTCAGTCGTGAGCATGCTTGAAGGCAGGGCTGCTGTTCAGGAATTGGTCTCAGATCCAAATGCCTCAACTAATGAGATCGAAGCAATGAGGAAACATTTTGAATCCGGTTTCGGAAGGAAAACCGGTGAGAGCCAGACACAAACTGCGTCAACTGAAGGGCCTTGGACTGGTTCATCTACATCTGTTCATGATCTCTATCCAGTCAATCCTGATTCAACTTACTGGGACAACAGAAGTGAGAGAAACTGA
- the LOC117624636 gene encoding probable leucine-rich repeat receptor-like serine/threonine-protein kinase At3g14840 isoform X6, producing the protein MKAQDLPGTLPKEMARLTYLKEIDLARNYLSGTIPPEWGSLPLVNISLVANRLTGSIPKEIGNITTLKSLDITMNNFSGVLPWQLGNLLLIERMLLTSNNFTGELPDTFGNLTTLKDFRVGDSHFSGQIPDFIKNWTNLEKLLIQASGLTGPIPSSISLLTKLTDLRITDLSGPEAPFPPLENMKSMKTLMLRSCNIIGRLPPYLGDMKSLKTLDLSFNKLTGEIPSSFVALAKVDFIFLTGNLLTGPVPTWTKENFDLSYNNFTIGDTGCQSQGGLNLFASSSKGNSSKTVSCFRTAKCPKTWYSLHINCGGKEVTVFGEKNTTFNSDTDSVGPSSFRQSSTNWALSSTGYFTDDDRPQDTFIQNNESILSMANPKLYMNARLSPISLTYYGFCLGNGNYTVNLHFAETGFTNGKTYKSLGRRIFDVYIQGRLVQKDFNIVDKAGGISTAVIMNYTAAVTSGTLEIRFYWAGKGTTGIPLRGVYGPLISAISVDPADFVPPPEPVISPASGGSGISVGAVVGIVAGGVFIILLIFGILWRCGLLGQQNTLEDDLKGVDLQTSKFSFRQLKAATNNFDKANKIGEGGFGSVYKGLLSDGTVIAVKQLSSKSKQGNREFVNEIGMISALQHPHLVKLHGCCIERNQLLLVYEYMENNSLARALFGPEQSQLKLDWPTRHKICVGIARGLAYLHEESRLKVVHRDIKATNVLLDKNLTPKISDFGLAKLDEEDNTHISTRIAGTYGYMAPEYAMRGYLTDKADVYSFGILVLEIVSGRNNTTYRAKEKSFYLLDWAQLLKGQGKLMDLVDPGLGSDFNKEEMMLTINVALLCCNVTSTVRPTMSSVVSMLEGRAAVQELVSDPNASTNEIEAMRKHFESGFGRKTGESQTQTASTEGPWTGSSTSVHDLYPVNPDSTYWDNRSERN; encoded by the exons ATGAAAGCTCAGGATTTGCCAGGAACACTCCCAAAAGAGATGGCTAGGCTCACCTATCTCAAAGAAAT CGACCTCGCCCGCAACTACCTGAGTGGTACCATCCCTCCAGAATGGGGCTCCCTTCCACTTGTCAACAT TTCCCTTGTTGCAAACCGTTTGACCGGTTCTATCCCCAAAGAGATTGGAAACATCACAACCCTGAAGAGTTT GGACATCACTATGAATAATTTCTCTGGAGTGCTCCCTTGGCAGCTTGGGAATTTGCTCCTCATAGAAAGAAT GCTTCTtacctcaaataattttaccGGGGAGTTGCCAGATACATTTGGAAATCTTACCACACTAAAAGACTT CCGGGTGGGTGACAGTCACTTTTCTGGGCAGATACCTGATTTTATAAAGAACTGGACAAATCTTGAGAAACT ACTGATTCAGGCTAGTGGTTTGACGGGGCCAATTCCTTCCAGCATTTCTcttttgacaaaattaactGACTT GAGAATTACTGACTTGAGTGGGCCTGAAGCACCCTTTCCTCCACTTGAGAATATGAAAAGCATGAAGACACT GATGTTGAGGAGTTGCAATATTATTGGACGGCTACCTCCATATCTCGGGGACATGAAGAGTTTGAAAACTTT AGACCTCAGCTTTAACAAGCTAACCGGGGAAATTCCAAGCAGCTTTGTTGCTCTAGCAAAAGTGGATTTTAT ATTCTTAACTGGAAACTTGCTGACTGGACCCGTGCCTACTTGGACGAAAGAAAACTT TGATCTTTCATATAATAACTTCACCATAGGGGACACAGGTTGTCAATCACAAGGCGGCTT GAACTTGTTTGCAAGCTCTTCAAAGGGAAATAGTTC AAAAACTGTTTCATGTTTCAGAACTGCAAAATGTCCAAAAA CTTGGTACTCTCTCCATATAAATTGTGGTGGAAAAGAAGTAACtgtttttggggaaaaaaatacaacatttAATAGTGACACAGATTCAGTTGGACCTTCATCATTTCGCCAGAGCTCAACAAATTGGGCTTTAAGCAGCACTGGTTACTTTACTGATGATGACCGTCCTCAAGACACCTTTATCCAAAATAATGAATCGATACTCTCCATGGCCAACCCAAAACTGTACATGAATGCACGCCTTTCTCCCATCTCTCTAACTTATTATGGGTTTTGTCTGGGAAATGGAAACTACACTGTAAACCTCCATTTTGCAGAGACAGGGTTTACAAATGgcaaaacatataaaagcCTGGGAAGGCGTATATTTGATGTTTACATTCAG GGGAGACTAGTGCAGAAGGATTTCAATATTGTCGATAAAGCTGGTGGGATTAGTACTGCAGTCATAATGAACTATACTGCTGCCGTAACTAGTGGTACCTTGGAGATCCGTTTTTATTGGGCTGGGAAAGGGACGACCGGTATCCCTCTTAGAGGAGTTTATGGTCCTCTTATATCAGCTATTTCTGTAGATCCTG CAGACTTTGTACCCCCACCAGAACCTGTAATATCACCTGCATCTGGTGGAAGTGGCATATCTGTAGGTGCAGTAGTTGGAATTGTGGCTGGGGGAGTCTTCATTATATTACTGATTTTTGGTATTCTTTGGAGGTGTGGCCTCCTAGGACAACAAAATACTTTGGAGGATG ATTTAAAGGGCGTGGACCTGCAAACTAGTAAATTTAGCTTCAGGCAACTCAAAGCTGCCACAAACAACTTTGACAAAGCCAATAAGATTGGAGAAGGTGGTTTTGGATCTGTTTACAAG GGCCTTCTATCAGACGGCACCGTAATTGCTGTCAAGCAGCTTTCTTCCAAATCAAAGCAAGGGAATCGTGAATTTGTGAATGAGATAGGCATGATTTCTGCTCTGCAACACCCTCATCTTGTCAAGCTTCACGGATGCTGTATTGAAAGAAATCAACTATTGCTTGTCTATGAGTACATGGAAAATAATAGCCTTGCTCGTGCTTTGTTTG GACCAGAACAAAGTcagttgaagttggattggCCAACAAGGCACAAGATCTGTGTTGGTATAGCAAGAGGTTTGGCTTACCTCCACGAGGAATCAAGATTGAAGGTCGTTCATAGAGACATCAAGGCTACTAATGTGCTGCTTGATAAAAATCTTACCCCAAAGATATCTGACTTTGGATTGGCCAAGCTTGATGAAGAGGATAACACACACATTAGCACCCGTATTGCTGGAACTTA TGGATATATGGCGCCTGAATATGCAATGCGGGGTTATCTGACTGATAAAGCAGATGTTTATAGCTTTGGAATTCTTGTATTGGAAATTGTTAGTGGGAGGAACAACACTACTTACagagcaaaggaaaaaagctTTTATCTTCTTGATTGG GCACAACTACTAAAAGGGCAAGGGAAATTGATGGACCTAGTGGATCCAGGGTTGGGCTCAGACTTCAACAAAGAAGAGATGATGCTTACAATCAATGTGGCTCTCCTCTGCTGCAATGTCACTTCAACAGTTAGGCCTACCATGTCTTCAGTCGTGAGCATGCTTGAAGGCAGGGCTGCTGTTCAGGAATTGGTCTCAGATCCAAATGCCTCAACTAATGAGATCGAAGCAATGAGGAAACATTTTGAATCCGGTTTCGGAAGGAAAACCGGTGAGAGCCAGACACAAACTGCGTCAACTGAAGGGCCTTGGACTGGTTCATCTACATCTGTTCATGATCTCTATCCAGTCAATCCTGATTCAACTTACTGGGACAACAGAAGTGAGAGAAACTGA